Proteins encoded by one window of Arabidopsis thaliana chromosome 2, partial sequence:
- a CDS encoding SGNH hydrolase-type esterase superfamily protein (SGNH hydrolase-type esterase superfamily protein; FUNCTIONS IN: hydrolase activity, acting on ester bonds, carboxylesterase activity; INVOLVED IN: lipid metabolic process; LOCATED IN: cellular_component unknown; EXPRESSED IN: pollen tube; CONTAINS InterPro DOMAIN/s: Lipase, GDSL (InterPro:IPR001087), Esterase, SGNH hydrolase-type (InterPro:IPR013830); BEST Arabidopsis thaliana protein match is: GDSL-like Lipase/Acylhydrolase superfamily protein (TAIR:AT2G31540.1); Has 3155 Blast hits to 3128 proteins in 157 species: Archae - 0; Bacteria - 200; Metazoa - 0; Fungi - 20; Plants - 2921; Viruses - 0; Other Eukaryotes - 14 (source: NCBI BLink).), whose translation MFKSYIARLKGIVGDKKAMEIINNAFVVVSAGPNDFILNYYDIPSRRLEYPFISGYQDFILKRLENFVRELYSLGVRNVLVGGLPPMGCLPIHMTAKFRNIFRFCLEHHNKDSVLYNEKLQKLLPQIEASLPGSKFLYADVYNPMMEMIQNPSKYGFKETKRGCCGTGFLETSFMCNVFSPVCQNRSEFMFFDSIHPSEATYNVIGNRLDPLIRGKFQA comes from the exons ATGTTCAAGAGTTACATTGCTCGTCTCAAAGGTATCGTGGGAGACAAGAAAGCGATGGAGATCATAAACAATGCTTTCGTGGTTGTGAGTGCAGGGCCTAATGATTTCATTTTGAACTATTACGATATTCCCTCAAGGCGTCTCGAGTATCCTTTCATTTCTGGTTACCAAGATTTTATTCTTAAGAGGCTTGAAAATTTCGTGCGG GAGCTTTACAGTTTAGGTGTCCGGAATGTTTTGGTTGGAGGTTTACCGCCAATGGGGTGTTTACCGATCCATATGACTGCTAAATTCCGCAACATTTTTAGATTCTGCTTGGAACACCATAACAAAGACTCTGTTTTGTACAATGAGAAACTTCAGAAGCTCTTGCCCCAAATCGAAGCATCTCTTCCAGGAAGCAAATTCCTTTACGCCGATGTCTATAATCCTATGATGGAGATGATCCAAAACCCTAGCAAATACG GGTTCAAAGAGACGAAGAGAGGATGTTGTGGAACAGGGTTCTTGGAGACGAGCTTCATGTGTAATGTCTTTTCTCCTGTGTGTCAAAATCGGTCGGAGTTTATGTTCTTTGACTCGATTCATCCATCGGAAGCTACCTATAATGTCATAGGCAATCGTCTGGATCCTCTGATTCGTGGGAAGTTTCAGGCTTAA
- a CDS encoding signal transducer/transcription protein, putative (DUF1685) (Protein of unknown function (DUF1685); CONTAINS InterPro DOMAIN/s: Protein of unknown function DUF1685 (InterPro:IPR012881); BEST Arabidopsis thaliana protein match is: Protein of unknown function (DUF1685) (TAIR:AT1G05870.4); Has 35333 Blast hits to 34131 proteins in 2444 species: Archae - 798; Bacteria - 22429; Metazoa - 974; Fungi - 991; Plants - 531; Viruses - 0; Other Eukaryotes - 9610 (source: NCBI BLink).): MACIHIESSHPPAWKTHSVQENKPANADDISNTTLPEHHDGGDGGIQETWAAIGDSGGRGGGYFAGESRKKLEKKKSQVLLEGYALDDQDDLTRAKSLTDDDLEELKGCLDLGFGFSYDEIPELCNTLPALELCYSMSQKFLDDKQQNHHKSQEEDDSSPPPTTTAPIANWKISSPGDDPDDVKARLKYWAQTVACTVRLCS, encoded by the exons ATGGCTTGTATTCACATCGAATCATCACATCCACCTGCATGGAAGACACACTCTGTCCAAGAGAACAAACCAGCAAATGCTGATGATATATCGAACACAACCTTACCAGAACACCACGACGGTGGCGACGGGGGAATCCAAGAAACGTGGGCCGCGATTGGAGATTCTGGCGGCAGAGGAGGAGGCTATTTCGCCGGAGAGAGTAGGAAgaagctggagaagaagaagagccaaGTGTTGCTTGAGGGATACGCGTTGGATGATCAAGATGATTTGACGAGAGCCAAGAGTTTGACGGATGATGATCTTGAGGAGCTTAAAGGTTGTTTAGATCtagggtttggttttagttaCGATGAGATCCCTGAGCTTTGCAACACTTTGCCTGCGTTAGAGCTTTGTTACTCCATGAGCCAGAAGTTCTTAGATGATAAGCAACAAAACCACCACAAGTCCCAGGAGGAAGATGATTCGTCGCCACCACCGACCACGACCGCTCCAATTGCAAATTGGAAGATCTCTAGCCCTG GTGATGATCCAGATGATGTAAAAGCTAGACTCAAATATTGGGCACAAACTGTTGCTTGCACCGTACGGTTGTGCAGCTGA